The nucleotide sequence CATAACGTTCCACGGAAGATAAAATCCTGTGAAAATATTGGTAAATTTCATACTAATCGATAATATTCGAAAATCGTCCTTTCTCACGTTGATAATCATGGATTtactttatatttgttttcaaatttacatcTACAACATGGGACAACGTTAATGTATACAACTCTTGCCTTTAATTACttcattgatgatgatgatgatgatgatgatgatgatgatgatgatgatgatgatgatgatgatgatgatgatgacgatgatgatgatgatgatagcaAGAACAAAGCACAACATCAGCAATTTTTATCCAAGAACAATATTTTGCAATGATGATTATCATAATATAACGCAGGCTTTATGTTATCCTGGTCGTAGTACTCGTCTGTTTTTGTATGCCATTGTTCACATCTGCTCTTTTCCCGAACGACGATATATGAGTATTCAAAATATGTCGCACTACTAAACTATTATAATAAGTGATTTGTGGAGCTTGAACTTTATTACCTTCCCTTACTATCTTGTCCACCCACGACATAGAGTTGACCAAACAGCACAGTCACTTGAAAGAAAATCCTGCTAATCTTCATTGGTGACATTTCGTCCCATTTGTCGTTTGCAATGTCGTAACGGTAGTTGGTGGACGTGGGTGACATCAAACTGTCGTCTTTGGTGGCGGGACCCGAACCACCTGGAAAGAAATGATGCAATGCTGAATAACTGAAGATACACTTTGCAAGGATGGATATGACTAATTAAAGTTTGTAaagaaaatgtacacattactgGATGTAGTTCAGCTACCGAACAGTTCgttcataaaatttcaaatataaacagatggagagagagagagagagagagagagagagagagagagagagagagagagagagagagagagagagagagagagagagagagagagagagagagagagagagacagagacagagagacagagagacagagagagacagacagacagacagacagacagacagacagacagacagacagacagacagacagacagacagacaaacaaacagagacaaagacagagacagagagacagagagagacggACGAATAGTTTGCTGTATATGTCCTAAGTTGCATACATACCGATGACATACAGGTAACCATCAACCACCTGTGCAGCATGATGATTGCGTGGATGTGGTAATGACGTTAGCGTTGACCATTTGTTTTCCATCGGATCAAACAATGACAACTTCATGACAGGGCTATCAATATCGCCCTCTTTGTTGAGTCCACCAATAGTCAAGATGCCTTCTTTATCCCCTCGTGGTTGCGATGAAATACTTTGTTTAGAGCTTGAACTGTGATTTTTCTTTGCGTTTTCTTCTCCAACAGCAGCAAGGCGTGAAGCTAGGACGAACGGACTGGGTACACCCCTAGAACTTGGCCTTGTAACGTCCTTACTTGGTAATTTATCTCTTATACTTACAATCGACACATTGTCAATGGCAACACTGGCTCTTCTTGCGCTTCGAACCTGGTGAGAAAATCgaaattttggtgaaaatggTATTGACACATAAATAGTCATTACTTTATAGGAATAACTAAAAACAGTTTCTTAGAATGGGACACAATTTGAACTAACAAAAAATCAGGTAAATGTCCTATCTATGAAATTATACATGAAGAAGATTCGTTAAATGTGTACACACTTGTCAAACACTGGAAGGTTGGCAATGATATCATACCATTTTACAACATGGCCAACTTCGAAGCACTTCAGCATGCTGATACCATTAATATGAACCTTGGGTTacagaaatatgaaaacatcaCTTTTTTCAAGACAGTGTACTTCGTGCAGATATAGATGTGTTTATGACGGCTGGGTACAATGCAAGAGCTGCTAAATCTGAAAAAGGGGTAATGTCTTACTTTATTCATTCCCTTCCTAGGACGTACTGGCGGTGGTCTAAGGTTTCCTTTGTTACTTGCCCGCAATGAGAAATATCGAAAAGCATTCAATACAAGTATGTGGCATTCTGCTATTTCCATAatgtattttactttttctaCTTGTTGTACAATCTCTTCTGGTTGCATCAGACCAAATCTGATTTGTTTCATCAATAGCGGGGCATGTTTCAATCCATAGTTTCCATTTGCCTCGATCCAACGTAGCGCTGCACGGAAAACTTGCATCTCACTCTCAACGTTCAACTCATCGTTAGACAAGAGTACAGCTAAATTTACATGTGGATAATTGTTAAACTCCTCTAAAAGTGTGACTTCTAAAAAGTTATCCATGACGAATGATTGAACTTCCTCGTGGATGTCTCTCAGTCCGGCTTTGTCGGCAATATACAAGGCCATCAGACACTCGTCAAACTCGAAACTTCTCAGGAAATCTGTACAAATTTTGACCAATCTTTTCATGAGTAGTAAACTGGCGGCAGATACGATGTCGTATGCCGTATCATAGTCGACCTCTATTTCCGATGTGTAGATGTACTGCAAAATATCTTCAAAGACACGCGGTTTCATTTTGGTGTTCAGTACCACTTCATCACG is from Glandiceps talaboti chromosome 1, keGlaTala1.1, whole genome shotgun sequence and encodes:
- the LOC144442946 gene encoding kelch-like protein 26; its protein translation is MKRLVKICTDFLRSFEFDECLMALYIADKAGLRDIHEEVQSFVMDNFLEVTLLEEFNNYPHVNLAVLLSNDELNVESEMQVFRAALRWIEANGNYGLKHAPLLMKQIRFGLMQPEEIVQQVEKVKYIMEIAECHILVLNAFRYFSLRASNKGNLRPPPVRPRKGMNKVRSARRASVAIDNVSIVSIRDKLPSKDVTRPSSRGVPSPFVLASRLAAVGEENAKKNHSSSSKQSISSQPRGDKEGILTIGGLNKEGDIDSPVMKLSLFDPMENKWSTLTSLPHPRNHHAAQVVDGYLYVIGGSGPATKDDSLMSPTSTNYRYDIANDKWDEMSPMKISRIFFQVTVLFGQLYVVGGQDSKGRILSSVERYDPVTNSWRYVASLSSARYSVSLASHRGKLFAVGGYCDDPKTPVVGTVECYDPLSDRWTEKNPLRYGRCHASMVDVGERLYLFGGMMKTGSTDEDCQSLPDVHRYLDDDDTWEYVTDMVEARHESGIAVVGTRIYIIGGISAKEKLLLSSVECFDTMAGHWQHPKPPDLPKPVFGHSCCVMIMDS